Proteins from one Deinococcus sp. AB2017081 genomic window:
- a CDS encoding MFS transporter: MTVRDRLPIRAGTLGAVVAAAASLAAAEFVRTGLYLPYLGQGRVPQEVLGLPPTAAGLAWAAHFAADSVMRGPTGLLIARYGLRPVLVAGALLMLGAIALLPLAHSVWILIVIAALHGVGFSAMWPGTMNLTADAAEPGVQGRALTAVSMAVVPFVGISYFLFGLLRDGPFMTVYAVCLGALALSVACALLVPGRAVRGPSRVPTPPEERARILRRLAPLLPAALMQTLTLALFGGVLFKLLDTFSLPYWQLVTVLAVGAGVAFACLPVVGKVADRGRARFTLTLGFGLIGVGLLAFAFTPPGWTLFLLAAVVGLGYSGVQPGWGALVTATLPEAQRPAAWGVLMTVENIGTALGPVVGAFMFQHYGAPGLFGLGAALALATALFYLVFRRLFVPQPQLA; encoded by the coding sequence GTGACTGTCCGCGACCGACTGCCGATCCGAGCTGGCACCCTGGGGGCCGTGGTGGCCGCCGCCGCGTCGCTGGCTGCCGCTGAATTCGTGCGTACCGGCCTGTATCTGCCGTACCTGGGGCAGGGCCGCGTGCCGCAGGAGGTGCTGGGACTGCCGCCCACCGCCGCCGGGCTGGCGTGGGCTGCCCACTTCGCCGCCGATTCCGTGATGCGTGGCCCGACGGGGCTGCTGATCGCCCGCTACGGCCTGCGCCCGGTGCTGGTGGCCGGGGCGCTGCTCATGCTGGGCGCGATCGCCCTGCTGCCGCTGGCGCACTCGGTGTGGATCCTGATCGTGATCGCCGCGCTGCACGGCGTGGGCTTCAGCGCCATGTGGCCCGGCACCATGAACCTGACCGCCGACGCCGCCGAGCCCGGCGTGCAGGGCCGCGCCCTGACGGCGGTGAGCATGGCGGTGGTGCCCTTCGTGGGGATCAGCTATTTCCTGTTCGGTCTGCTGCGCGATGGCCCCTTCATGACCGTGTACGCCGTGTGCCTGGGGGCCCTGGCCCTGTCGGTGGCGTGTGCGCTGCTGGTGCCGGGCCGGGCCGTGCGTGGCCCCAGCCGTGTCCCGACGCCCCCGGAGGAGCGGGCCCGCATCCTGCGCCGCCTCGCGCCGCTGCTGCCCGCCGCGCTGATGCAGACCCTGACCCTGGCCCTCTTCGGGGGGGTGCTGTTCAAGCTCCTCGACACCTTCAGCCTGCCGTACTGGCAGCTGGTCACGGTGCTGGCGGTGGGGGCCGGCGTGGCGTTTGCCTGTCTGCCGGTGGTCGGCAAGGTCGCGGATCGGGGCCGGGCCCGCTTCACGCTGACCCTGGGCTTCGGCCTGATCGGCGTGGGCCTGCTGGCCTTCGCGTTCACGCCCCCCGGCTGGACGCTGTTCCTGCTGGCGGCGGTGGTCGGGCTGGGCTACTCGGGGGTGCAGCCCGGCTGGGGGGCGCTGGTCACCGCCACCCTGCCCGAGGCGCAGCGTCCGGCCGCATGGGGGGTGCTCATGACCGTCGAGAACATCGGGACGGCGCTGGGGCCGGTCGTGGGGGCATTCATGTTCCAGCACTACGGGGCTCCCGGTCTGTTCGGTCTGGGAGCGGCCCTGGCCCTGGCCACCGCGCTGTTCTATCTGGTGTTCCGCCGGCTGTTTGTGCCACAGCCCCAGCTCGCCTGA
- a CDS encoding YkoP family protein, with translation MSAAVSTLTRVRRARLRAGTYGAWHGGSGGPEIGLIVPVSDPETLRCVLETAGPTRLTVVVPAAQAIGWGDALRAAAEAGHEVAGSGPASPLAALDVAAGHAIRSWAADASPAPGHRSLLALAARGVHPLPLPDVAARPGGTLRVGPDDLAATLADLKARGYRPMPVRDLPGLRRATPRDALAHAYALTVEANFTRAHHVIDLTSRPDAVMRVAPLRDAPAPLPLPPDTPTAEMHLDSARLVSMAARSQLGTYRAYQRSLKDVAYAMQTLPELADAQAVFAVTLFYGPLEQAGFTLLKLPPARARLYGLGFRVLRLVHGTTRPPSVQQPKMAWMPREEFLTRYGQPLRP, from the coding sequence ATGTCTGCTGCCGTGTCCACCCTAACCAGAGTCCGCCGCGCCCGGCTGCGGGCCGGCACCTACGGCGCGTGGCACGGCGGCAGCGGCGGCCCCGAGATCGGCTTGATCGTGCCCGTGAGTGATCCGGAGACGCTGCGCTGCGTGCTGGAGACCGCCGGCCCCACCCGACTGACCGTGGTCGTGCCGGCCGCGCAGGCGATCGGCTGGGGAGACGCCCTGAGGGCCGCCGCCGAGGCCGGGCACGAGGTGGCCGGCAGCGGCCCGGCCTCGCCCCTCGCGGCGCTCGACGTGGCGGCCGGTCACGCGATCCGGTCGTGGGCCGCCGATGCCAGCCCCGCACCCGGCCACCGGAGCCTGCTCGCGCTGGCGGCACGCGGCGTCCATCCGCTGCCCCTTCCCGATGTCGCAGCCCGGCCCGGCGGCACCCTGCGCGTGGGGCCGGACGATCTGGCCGCCACGCTGGCCGACCTGAAGGCACGTGGCTACCGGCCCATGCCCGTGCGCGACCTGCCGGGACTGCGCCGCGCCACGCCCCGCGACGCGCTGGCGCACGCCTACGCACTGACCGTCGAGGCGAACTTCACGCGGGCCCACCACGTCATCGACCTGACCAGCCGCCCGGACGCCGTGATGCGGGTCGCGCCGCTCAGGGACGCCCCTGCGCCGCTGCCGCTGCCGCCGGACACGCCCACCGCCGAGATGCATCTGGACTCAGCGCGGCTGGTCAGCATGGCCGCCCGCAGCCAGCTGGGCACGTACCGCGCGTACCAGCGCAGCCTGAAGGACGTGGCGTATGCCATGCAGACCCTGCCGGAACTAGCGGACGCCCAGGCGGTGTTCGCCGTCACACTGTTCTATGGGCCGCTGGAACAGGCGGGCTTCACGCTGCTGAAGCTGCCGCCCGCCCGCGCCCGCCTCTACGGCCTGGGCTTCCGGGTGCTGCGCCTCGTGCACGGCACGACCCGGCCGCCCAGCGTGCAGCAGCCCAAGATGGCGTGGATGCCCCGCGAGGAATTTCTGACGCGCTACGGTCAGCCGCTGCGGCCCTGA
- a CDS encoding fumarylacetoacetate hydrolase family protein yields MKTANFIARGRQHRGVLRDGLLYDAAGEAHRPDDVQFLLPVTPGKVIALALNYADHNAELGFQTPEEPVMFLKPNTSLLPHRGTVEYPRGAQFMHYEVELAVVIGRDARRVKSRDAGDYIGGYTIANDLVVRDYVSNYYRPPMRAKGWDTFGPLGPYLVSADEVPDPYSLGLRAYVNGELRQQGNTRDMILKAPELIEFMSRFMTLQAGDVILTGTPKGVSHVKPGDVMRLEIDGLGALENDVQWETEDAEPLIAQEGKRE; encoded by the coding sequence ATGAAAACTGCCAACTTCATCGCCCGTGGCCGACAGCACCGTGGGGTGCTGCGTGACGGGCTGCTCTACGACGCGGCGGGCGAGGCTCACCGCCCGGACGACGTGCAGTTCCTGCTGCCGGTCACGCCGGGCAAGGTGATCGCACTGGCGCTGAATTACGCCGACCACAACGCGGAACTGGGCTTCCAGACACCCGAGGAACCCGTGATGTTCCTCAAGCCCAATACCAGCCTGCTGCCGCACCGGGGCACGGTTGAGTACCCGCGCGGGGCGCAGTTCATGCATTACGAGGTGGAGCTGGCCGTGGTGATCGGCCGCGACGCCCGGCGCGTGAAGTCGCGGGATGCCGGGGACTACATCGGCGGGTACACCATCGCCAACGATCTGGTCGTGCGGGACTACGTGAGCAATTACTACCGGCCGCCCATGCGGGCCAAGGGCTGGGACACCTTCGGGCCGCTGGGGCCGTATCTGGTCAGCGCAGACGAGGTGCCCGATCCCTACAGCCTGGGCCTGCGGGCCTATGTGAACGGCGAGCTGCGGCAGCAGGGCAACACCCGCGACATGATCCTGAAGGCCCCGGAGCTGATCGAGTTCATGAGCCGCTTCATGACCCTGCAGGCGGGCGACGTGATCCTGACCGGCACCCCGAAGGGCGTGTCCCACGTGAAGCCCGGCGACGTGATGCGCCTGGAGATCGACGGGCTGGGTGCCCTGGAGAACGACGTGCAGTGGGAGACCGAGGACGCCGAGCCGCTGATCGCCCAGGAGGGGAAGCGCGAATAA
- a CDS encoding glycosyltransferase, translated as MRPLRIGLFTDTFLPDQNGIVTSVGLLSDELRRLGHHVDVVAPDFPEHVDTRPDVRRVESIRYMFLPTYRLAWPTRKNFEQKYDLVHTHTPLTLGLAGMRLARKWDVPHVATYHTHLEAYTHYVPGLTAVQQATGLVTRAVGHLYGRAAAVIAPTPGMLDVLRDLKVRNPVVIPTSVDPAVLHAAPDVESPWPAGTRRMLTVGRLAKEKRFDHVLDTVAGLPDAHLVILGEGPEREHLEAHAERLGIAHRVTFLGVKPWTQIGAYYRLAELFLFASDTETQGLVLQEAQLMGVPVVAVGARGTLSGVAHERSGYLVAPGDVNGLIAHAHHILGDPHVWARLSAGARAFGHTTTPAGVAQQVLEVYAEALNLPREVTFPAEAGLPGHPRNTLAYDR; from the coding sequence ATGAGGCCACTGCGGATCGGGCTGTTCACCGACACGTTCCTTCCCGATCAGAACGGCATCGTGACCAGTGTGGGCCTCCTGAGCGACGAACTGCGCCGGCTCGGGCACCACGTCGATGTGGTCGCGCCGGACTTCCCCGAGCACGTGGACACCCGGCCCGATGTGCGCCGTGTGGAGTCGATCCGCTACATGTTCCTGCCCACCTACCGCCTGGCGTGGCCGACCCGCAAGAATTTCGAGCAGAAATACGACCTGGTGCATACCCACACGCCCCTGACCCTGGGGCTGGCCGGCATGCGGCTGGCACGCAAGTGGGACGTGCCGCACGTGGCGACCTACCATACCCACCTGGAGGCATACACGCACTACGTGCCGGGCCTCACCGCCGTGCAGCAGGCCACGGGCCTCGTGACGCGGGCGGTCGGCCACCTGTACGGCCGGGCCGCCGCCGTGATCGCCCCCACGCCGGGCATGCTGGACGTGCTGCGTGACCTGAAGGTGCGCAACCCGGTCGTGATTCCCACGTCGGTCGATCCGGCGGTGCTGCACGCCGCGCCGGACGTCGAGAGCCCGTGGCCCGCCGGTACGCGGCGTATGCTCACGGTCGGGCGCCTGGCCAAGGAGAAGCGCTTCGACCATGTGCTCGACACGGTCGCGGGCCTGCCCGACGCGCACCTCGTGATCCTGGGCGAGGGGCCGGAGCGCGAGCATCTGGAGGCGCACGCCGAGCGCCTGGGCATCGCCCACCGCGTGACCTTCCTGGGCGTGAAGCCGTGGACACAGATCGGCGCGTACTACCGTCTGGCGGAGCTGTTCCTGTTCGCCAGCGACACCGAGACGCAGGGTCTGGTCTTGCAGGAAGCCCAGCTCATGGGCGTGCCGGTGGTGGCGGTCGGCGCACGCGGCACCCTGAGCGGTGTGGCCCACGAGCGCAGCGGCTACCTCGTGGCACCGGGCGACGTGAACGGACTGATCGCGCACGCCCATCACATTCTCGGGGATCCCCACGTGTGGGCCCGGCTCTCGGCCGGGGCACGGGCGTTCGGGCACACGACCACCCCGGCCGGCGTGGCCCAGCAGGTGCTGGAGGTCTACGCGGAGGCCCTCAACCTCCCGCGTGAGGTCACCTTTCCGGCCGAGGCGGGCCTGCCTGGTCATCCGCGAAATACCCTCGCGTATGACCGGTGA
- the hpaI gene encoding 4-hydroxy-2-oxoheptanedioate aldolase, with amino-acid sequence MTDLTNPLKRALAAGMPQIGLWVTLADAYPAEVLAGAGFDWLLIDGEHAPNDVRSVLAQLQAVAAYPVAPVVRPPVGDTHLIKQYLDLGVQSLLIPMVESAAQARDLVAATRYPPQGVRGVGSAIARASRWNAVPDYLARADDEICLIVQVESAAGLDALDGIAAVEGVDGVFIGPADLSASLGHRGNPGHPEVVAAIKDAIARITGAGKAAGILYTDEAQARAALDAGCRLVAVGVDVSLLARAARDLASRFRDQGRSG; translated from the coding sequence ATGACCGACCTGACCAATCCCCTGAAACGTGCTCTGGCGGCCGGTATGCCGCAGATCGGCCTGTGGGTCACGCTGGCCGATGCCTACCCCGCCGAGGTGCTGGCCGGGGCGGGCTTCGACTGGCTGCTGATCGACGGGGAGCACGCGCCCAACGATGTCCGCAGCGTGCTGGCGCAGCTCCAGGCCGTGGCGGCGTATCCGGTGGCCCCGGTCGTGCGCCCGCCCGTGGGCGACACCCACCTGATCAAGCAGTATCTCGACCTGGGCGTGCAGTCGCTGCTGATCCCCATGGTCGAGAGCGCGGCGCAGGCCCGCGACCTGGTCGCCGCGACCCGTTACCCGCCGCAGGGCGTGCGCGGGGTGGGCAGCGCCATCGCGCGGGCGTCGCGCTGGAACGCCGTTCCGGACTATCTGGCACGCGCCGACGACGAGATCTGTCTGATCGTGCAGGTCGAGTCGGCCGCCGGGCTGGACGCGCTGGACGGAATTGCGGCTGTGGAGGGCGTGGATGGCGTGTTCATCGGGCCGGCCGACCTGAGTGCCAGCCTGGGGCACCGGGGCAACCCCGGCCATCCGGAGGTGGTGGCCGCCATTAAAGACGCCATCGCCCGCATCACGGGGGCTGGGAAGGCGGCGGGCATCCTGTACACCGACGAGGCGCAGGCGCGGGCGGCCCTGGACGCCGGCTGCAGGCTGGTCGCGGTGGGTGTGGACGTCAGTCTGCTGGCGCGTGCGGCCCGCGACCTGGCATCCCGCTTCCGGGATCAGGGCCGCAGCGGCTGA
- a CDS encoding glycosyltransferase family 2 protein: MPDFSVVIPARNEAAYLPATLQALERQTCAPAEVIVVDNASTDDTAGVAQAWGARVVPCPERGVARARQAGLLAARSTWIATTDADSLPVPDWLERLGAHTAGHVALYGPMRFCGVAPVWAQLSGAGYSAFLHACRVVGKPNLAAGNMAFSREAALLAGGYPVVEAYEDVILGQALGRVGVIGYVPGALVETSARRLDKGLVPFLWQHLRNITGHTRGYFADDQAGPPRPER; encoded by the coding sequence GTGCCCGATTTCTCCGTCGTGATTCCCGCCCGCAACGAGGCGGCGTATCTGCCCGCCACCTTGCAGGCCCTGGAACGCCAGACCTGTGCGCCGGCCGAGGTGATCGTGGTGGACAACGCGAGCACGGACGACACGGCGGGAGTGGCGCAGGCGTGGGGCGCACGGGTGGTGCCGTGCCCGGAGCGCGGCGTGGCCCGGGCCCGTCAGGCCGGGCTCCTGGCCGCCCGGAGCACGTGGATCGCCACGACCGATGCGGACTCGCTGCCGGTGCCGGACTGGCTGGAGCGGCTGGGAGCCCACACGGCCGGCCACGTGGCCCTGTACGGCCCGATGCGCTTCTGTGGGGTGGCGCCGGTGTGGGCACAGCTGTCGGGCGCAGGCTACAGCGCGTTCCTGCACGCGTGCCGGGTGGTCGGCAAGCCGAATCTGGCGGCGGGCAACATGGCCTTCTCGCGCGAGGCGGCGCTGCTGGCCGGCGGCTACCCGGTGGTCGAGGCCTACGAGGACGTGATCCTGGGGCAGGCACTGGGGCGCGTGGGCGTGATCGGTTACGTGCCGGGCGCCCTGGTCGAGACGAGTGCGCGGCGGCTGGACAAGGGCCTCGTGCCGTTCCTGTGGCAGCACCTGCGCAACATCACCGGTCATACGCGAGGGTATTTCGCGGATGACCAGGCAGGCCCGCCTCGGCCGGAAAGGTGA
- a CDS encoding 5-carboxymethyl-2-hydroxymuconate Delta-isomerase has translation MPHLIVEYTDNLPEPRIPELLRALNGVLLARADVYPAGGIRARAVRLTEYVVADGTHDDAFVHVTLKIGSGRSEEVKRETGAALFEVLKAHFAADFDSRYLALSLEISEFSEAGTFKHNNIHARYRREQA, from the coding sequence ATGCCCCACCTCATCGTCGAATACACCGACAACCTGCCCGAGCCCCGTATTCCCGAGCTGCTGCGGGCCCTGAACGGCGTGCTGCTGGCCCGCGCCGACGTGTACCCGGCGGGCGGCATCCGTGCCCGCGCCGTCCGCCTGACCGAGTACGTGGTCGCGGACGGCACGCATGACGACGCCTTCGTCCACGTGACCCTGAAGATCGGCTCCGGCCGCAGCGAGGAGGTCAAGCGCGAGACGGGCGCGGCACTGTTCGAGGTGCTGAAAGCGCACTTCGCGGCGGACTTCGATTCCAGATACCTGGCCCTGTCGCTGGAGATCTCGGAGTTCAGCGAGGCGGGCACCTTCAAGCACAACAACATCCACGCCCGCTACCGCCGGGAACAGGCATGA
- a CDS encoding polysaccharide deacetylase family protein, whose translation MAALAAVALAEVLGRAAGWGALGPGDADTNRVAVTFDDGPSDQTPALLEVLSRHGVRATFFVTAPACVAHPAELRSLLDAGHQIEAHGRWHTHALLLPPWREWAQLRWHPRAADSGPHLYRPPYGGHSPLTRLLARVHGRRVALWDVEGRDWTHADAATLARQTLERTRPGSVILLHDGPAVTPALLNRLLAGLETRGLTAVTLNELPARRITLRAGLGRLRASYGG comes from the coding sequence GTGGCAGCCCTCGCGGCGGTGGCCCTGGCCGAGGTGCTGGGCCGGGCGGCGGGCTGGGGCGCCCTGGGGCCAGGGGACGCTGACACGAACCGCGTGGCCGTGACCTTTGACGATGGCCCCAGCGACCAGACCCCCGCGCTGCTGGAGGTGCTGAGCCGTCACGGCGTCCGCGCCACCTTCTTCGTCACCGCGCCGGCGTGTGTGGCCCACCCGGCTGAGCTGCGATCCCTGCTGGACGCCGGACACCAGATCGAGGCCCACGGACGCTGGCACACGCACGCGCTGCTGCTCCCCCCGTGGCGCGAGTGGGCACAGCTGCGCTGGCATCCCCGCGCCGCAGACAGTGGCCCGCACCTGTACCGGCCGCCCTACGGCGGACACAGCCCCCTGACCCGGCTGCTGGCCCGTGTGCACGGTCGCAGGGTCGCCCTGTGGGATGTCGAGGGCCGCGACTGGACACACGCGGACGCCGCCACCCTGGCCCGGCAGACCCTGGAGCGCACCCGCCCCGGCAGCGTGATCCTGCTGCACGACGGGCCGGCCGTGACGCCTGCCCTGCTGAACCGGCTGCTGGCCGGACTGGAGACACGTGGACTGACCGCCGTCACCCTGAATGAGCTCCCCGCCCGGAGGATCACGCTGCGGGCGGGGCTGGGGCGGCTGCGGGCGAGTTATGGAGGCTAG
- the hpaH gene encoding 2-oxo-hept-4-ene-1,7-dioate hydratase encodes MSALTDAQVQDAAARLDHAEETRTPIRQLSRQYPDMTLGDAYRVQRAWVDLKLSQGRTLYGHKIGLTSRAMQMSSNITEPDYGALLDDMVFPEGSEIPTSRFIVPKVEVELAFRLGRDLSGPDCTVLDVLDAADWVIPAIEIIDARIERIDRETGVTRKVFDTISDNAANAGIILGGRPVRPTDIDLRWVGALLYRNGVIEETGVAAGVLNHPATGVAWLANRLHPHGVTLRAGQIVLAGSFTRPVDAAPGDVFHADYGPLGGVAFRFGR; translated from the coding sequence ATGAGCGCCCTTACCGACGCGCAGGTGCAGGACGCGGCGGCCCGGCTGGATCACGCCGAGGAGACGCGCACACCCATTCGGCAGCTGTCGCGGCAGTACCCGGACATGACCCTGGGCGACGCCTACCGCGTGCAGCGGGCGTGGGTCGATCTCAAGCTGTCGCAGGGGCGCACGCTGTACGGGCACAAGATCGGCCTGACGTCGCGGGCCATGCAGATGTCGTCGAACATCACCGAACCCGACTACGGAGCGCTGCTGGACGACATGGTGTTCCCCGAGGGCAGCGAGATCCCCACGTCCCGCTTTATCGTGCCGAAGGTCGAGGTGGAACTCGCCTTCCGCCTGGGACGCGACCTGAGCGGCCCCGATTGCACGGTGCTGGACGTGCTGGACGCCGCCGACTGGGTCATCCCGGCCATCGAGATCATCGACGCCCGTATCGAGCGCATCGACCGCGAGACGGGCGTGACCCGGAAGGTCTTCGACACCATCAGCGACAACGCCGCGAACGCCGGGATCATCCTGGGCGGGCGGCCGGTGCGTCCCACCGACATCGACCTGCGCTGGGTGGGGGCGCTGCTGTACCGCAACGGCGTGATCGAGGAGACCGGCGTGGCGGCGGGCGTGCTGAACCACCCGGCGACCGGTGTGGCGTGGCTGGCGAACCGGCTGCATCCGCACGGCGTGACCCTGAGGGCCGGGCAGATCGTGCTGGCCGGATCGTTCACCCGTCCGGTCGATGCCGCCCCCGGCGACGTGTTCCACGCGGACTACGGCCCCCTGGGCGGCGTGGCCTTCCGCTTCGGGCGATGA
- the hpaB gene encoding 4-hydroxyphenylacetate 3-monooxygenase, oxygenase component: MGARTGQQFLDRLRQNPPNLYVDGARVEDPTTHPATRNVAHSLAGLYDLQHDPRYRDLLTFEEGGERHATAFLVPRTKDDLRKIGAAHRVRADYSLGTLGRAPDYMNANVMAAGMASAYFDQGEGQERHFGEHMRRYFEYVRANDLCLTHALTNPQVNRSKQASELPDPYIALGIVEETAAGVIVRGARMLATLPIADEILIFPSTVIKENGDRSRYAVGFGLPTDTPGLSFQCREPFDLGRDTEDHPLSSRFDEQDAFVIFDDVLIPWERVFLMYDMTLANQAYAKTDAVLHMAYQVVNQKISKTGAFLGVAQGIVDTVGSGQFQHVQGKVSEIIITLEIMKALEVAAVDGAQLNAYGVMTPARGPLDAARNYYPAIYPRLNEIIQLLGASGIIMMPSRADREGPLGHFIEKHLQATNATAEERLKLFRLAWDLTLSSFGARQNLYEKHFFGDPIRMSSALYEVYDKQPYVQRIRQFLDQPKPVVAD, encoded by the coding sequence ATGGGTGCCCGCACCGGACAGCAGTTCCTCGACCGCCTGAGGCAGAACCCCCCGAACCTGTACGTGGACGGAGCGCGGGTCGAGGATCCCACGACCCACCCGGCCACGCGCAATGTGGCGCACTCGCTGGCGGGGCTGTACGACCTCCAGCACGATCCGAGATACCGTGACCTCCTGACTTTCGAGGAAGGCGGCGAGCGTCACGCCACCGCGTTCCTGGTGCCGCGCACGAAGGACGACCTGCGGAAGATCGGGGCGGCGCACCGCGTCCGGGCGGACTACTCGCTGGGCACGCTGGGCCGAGCCCCGGACTACATGAACGCGAACGTCATGGCAGCGGGGATGGCGAGTGCGTACTTCGACCAGGGCGAGGGCCAGGAGCGGCACTTTGGCGAGCACATGCGCCGGTACTTCGAGTACGTCCGGGCGAACGACCTGTGCCTCACGCACGCGCTGACGAACCCGCAGGTGAACCGCAGCAAGCAGGCCTCCGAGCTGCCCGACCCCTACATCGCGCTGGGCATCGTCGAGGAGACCGCTGCGGGCGTGATCGTGCGCGGGGCGCGGATGCTCGCCACGCTGCCCATTGCCGACGAGATCCTGATCTTCCCGTCCACGGTCATCAAGGAGAACGGCGACCGCAGCCGCTACGCCGTCGGCTTCGGGCTGCCCACGGACACGCCGGGCCTGTCGTTCCAGTGCCGCGAGCCCTTCGACCTGGGGCGCGACACCGAGGATCACCCGCTGTCGAGCCGTTTCGACGAGCAGGACGCCTTCGTGATCTTCGACGACGTGCTCATTCCCTGGGAGCGCGTGTTCCTGATGTACGACATGACCCTGGCGAACCAGGCCTACGCGAAGACCGACGCCGTCCTGCACATGGCGTATCAGGTCGTGAACCAGAAGATCAGCAAGACCGGGGCCTTCCTCGGCGTGGCGCAGGGCATCGTGGATACGGTCGGCAGCGGCCAGTTCCAGCACGTGCAGGGCAAGGTCAGCGAGATCATCATCACACTGGAGATCATGAAGGCGCTGGAGGTGGCGGCAGTGGACGGCGCACAGCTCAACGCCTATGGCGTGATGACCCCCGCCCGTGGCCCGCTGGATGCCGCCCGCAACTACTACCCCGCCATCTACCCGCGCCTGAACGAGATCATCCAGCTGCTGGGCGCGTCGGGAATCATCATGATGCCCAGCAGGGCCGACCGCGAGGGGCCGCTGGGGCACTTCATCGAGAAGCACCTCCAGGCCACCAATGCCACCGCCGAGGAGCGCCTGAAGCTGTTCCGGCTGGCGTGGGATCTGACCCTGAGCAGCTTCGGCGCGCGGCAGAACCTGTACGAGAAACACTTCTTCGGCGACCCGATCCGCATGTCGAGTGCCCTGTACGAGGTCTACGACAAGCAGCCGTATGTGCAGCGCATCCGGCAGTTTCTTGACCAGCCGAAGCCTGTAGTGGCGGACTGA
- the hpaD gene encoding 3,4-dihydroxyphenylacetate 2,3-dioxygenase, giving the protein MIPNTIRIAHAVLYVTDLARSRHFYVELLGLNVLHETAGALYLRGTEDREWTLKLELAPEAGVKHVAYRAGTDADLDALAALLDAQGLPWRWETDLDRPRLLRFQDPSGVPVAYYAESVKHPWLLQDYHLHRGAGLQRIDHINVMTPDVAGTMRWYTEHLGFRLSEYTEDDDGRIWAAWIQRRGSVHDLALTNGTGPRLHHLAYWMPDMQSIIRTCDILAGARMPEHIERGPGRHGVSNAFFLYIRDPDGHRIELYTSDYLTVDPDFEPIRWHLNDPRRQTLWGARTPKSWFEEASVLEAYAGGWVREHESELKGLPVHVI; this is encoded by the coding sequence ATGATCCCCAACACCATCCGTATCGCGCACGCTGTCCTGTACGTCACCGATCTGGCCCGGTCGCGGCACTTCTACGTGGAACTGCTGGGTCTGAACGTCCTGCACGAGACTGCCGGGGCGCTGTACCTGCGCGGCACGGAAGACCGTGAATGGACGCTGAAACTGGAACTCGCCCCCGAGGCCGGCGTGAAGCACGTCGCGTACCGTGCGGGCACGGACGCCGATCTGGACGCCCTGGCCGCGCTGCTGGACGCCCAGGGCCTGCCGTGGCGCTGGGAGACCGACCTCGACCGGCCCCGGCTGCTGCGCTTTCAGGATCCGTCCGGCGTGCCCGTCGCGTACTACGCCGAGTCGGTCAAGCACCCGTGGCTCCTTCAGGATTACCACCTGCACCGGGGCGCGGGGCTGCAGCGCATCGACCACATCAACGTCATGACGCCCGACGTGGCGGGCACCATGCGCTGGTATACGGAGCACCTGGGCTTCCGCCTCAGCGAATACACCGAGGACGATGACGGCCGCATCTGGGCGGCATGGATCCAGCGCCGGGGCAGCGTGCACGACCTGGCGCTGACCAACGGCACCGGCCCCCGTCTGCACCACCTGGCGTACTGGATGCCCGACATGCAGAGCATCATCCGCACCTGCGACATCCTGGCCGGGGCACGGATGCCGGAACACATCGAGCGCGGCCCCGGCCGCCACGGCGTCAGCAACGCCTTCTTCCTGTACATCCGCGACCCCGACGGCCACCGCATCGAGCTGTACACCAGCGACTACCTGACCGTCGACCCGGACTTCGAGCCGATCCGCTGGCACCTGAACGACCCGCGCCGCCAGACGCTGTGGGGCGCCCGAACTCCGAAAAGCTGGTTCGAGGAGGCGTCCGTGCTGGAGGCCTACGCGGGCGGCTGGGTGCGGGAGCACGAGAGTGAACTGAAGGGTCTGCCGGTGCATGTGATCTGA